A genome region from Cyprinus carpio isolate SPL01 chromosome B23, ASM1834038v1, whole genome shotgun sequence includes the following:
- the LOC122141888 gene encoding uncharacterized protein LOC122141888, with amino-acid sequence MWLFKRSDQTVRIAQMYQGYEPFYDKRLTSRVKMNPKTGALSIWNISSSDSGLYHVSDISNKRFRELFLSLDLRLVETKLKSQKMEEFCSVFCSVRNDRGVFISWYKGGEMLNQTSNPDLSINLSLALELHYNDPETYSCTAVNPVNNKTVHLHMNKICPRQMFMNNSVLFQIVRISAASQRLWFVWFCLVCWESPPLSFCLSI; translated from the exons ATGTGGCTGTTTAAACGAAGTGATCAAACTGTTCGTATCGCACAGATGTATCAGGGTTATGAACCCTTTTATGATAAGAGACTAACCAGCAGAGTGAAAATGAACCCAAAGACTGGAGCTCTGAGCATCTGGAACATCAGCAGCAGCGACTCTGGACTTTATCACGTTTCTGATATCTCAAATAAAAGGTTCAGA GAACTGTTTCTGTCATTAGATCTACGATTAGTGGAAACCAAACTCAAG TCACAGAAGATGGAGGAGTTCTGCTCTGTGTTCTGCTCAGTAAGAAATGATCGAGGTGTGTTCATCTCGTGGTATAAAGGAGGTGAAATGCTGAATCAGACCAGCAATCCTGATCTCAGCATCAACCTCAGTTTAGCATTAGAGCTTCATTATAATGATCCAGAGACATACAGCTGTACAGCTGTGAATCCAGTGAACAATAAGACTGTCCATCTTCACATGAATAAGATCTGCCCACGACAGATGTTTATGAACAACTCTGTTCTCTTTCAGATTGTCAGGATCAGTGCAGCCTCACAGAGGCTCTGGTTCGTCTGGTTCTGTCTGGTCTGCTGGGAATCACCACCGCTGTCTTTCTGTTTGAGCATCTGA
- the LOC122134426 gene encoding uncharacterized protein LOC122134426 has protein sequence MCLFFTFITCIIVIIAGAVSDNVIVKVRRGENLPLSIRTSELKIVSRLTVRKDGTQEIFRYCSPEEQNYGCKPINPERFSLRIGNESVSVTVLDANTSDEGVYDVEVIDDKHNRIHQKFTVALTEQLPSTINPEPPSIHPLTTPAISTKGEETLRTNGTNTKFSEELNHKIIWGIIGGIIGGLSGVIAVVSGIIYYKKASMIIGKLPNTSVFVLIL, from the exons ATGTGTCTGTTCTTCACTTTTATAACCTGTATTATTGTCATCATCGCCG GTGCTGTGAGTGATAATGTGATAGTAAAGGTGAGAAGAGGAGAAAACCTTCCCCTCTCCATCAGAACTTCTGAACTGAAGATTGTGAGTCGTTTAACAGTGAGAAAAGACGGGACGCAAGAGATCTTTCGCTACTGTTCCCCTGAAGAGCAGAACTATGGCTGCAAACCAATCAACCCTGAAAGATTTTCACTCCGGATCGGTAATGAGAGCGTCTCCGTAACTGTTCTTGATGCCAACACCAGCGACGAAGGAGTTTACGATGTTGAAGTTATCGATGACAAACACAACAGGATCCATCAGAAGTTTACCGTTGCTTTGACCG AGCAACTGCCCAGTACCATTAACCCCGAacctccatctatccatccacttACCACACCTGCTATATCCACCAAAGGAGAAGAGACACTTAGGACAAATGGCACAAACACCAAATTCAGTGAAGAactaaatcacaaaataatatgGGGCATCATAGGGGGCATCATAGGGGGCCTCTCAGGGGTCATTGCAGTGGTCAGTGGTATCATCTACTATAAAAAGGCAAGTATGATAATTGGTAAATTACCCAACACTTctgtttttgtattaatattgtaG